In a genomic window of Equus przewalskii isolate Varuska chromosome 4, EquPr2, whole genome shotgun sequence:
- the MRPL32 gene encoding large ribosomal subunit protein bL32m: protein MGGSYLRARKMASAMLVLVVPPWPAARGLLRNCWERLQRKLQQSRPGLCSPPWGPALVVQGPGVFTEPANDTNGSKEISSLLGSIFWMAAPKSRRSIEVNRCRRRNPQKLIKLKTNIDVCPECGHLKQKHVLCGYCYEKVCKETAEIRRQIGKQEGGPFKAPNVETVVLYTGEAASERDQGKRIIERDRKRPSWFTQN, encoded by the exons ATGGGTGGGAGCTATCTTCGGGCGAGGAAGATGGCGTCGGCCATGCTGGTgctggtggttccgccgtggcccGCAGCTCGGGGTCTCCTCCGGAACTGTTGGGAGCGGCTGCAGCGGAAACTTCAGCAGAGCCGGCCAGGCTTGTGCAGTCCTCCGTGGG GACCAGCTTTAGTGGTCCAAGGTCCAGGTGTATTTACAGAACCAGCAAATGATACCAATGGAAGTAAGGAGATTTCCAGCCTTTTGGGTAGTATCTTTTGGATGGCAGCTCCCAAAAGCAGACGCAGCATTGAAGTTAACCGGTGTAGGCGAAGAAACCCTCAGAAGCTTATTAAACTTAAG aCCAATATAGATGTTTGTCCTGAGTGTGGTCACCTGAAACAGAAACATGTCCTTTGTGGCTATTGCTATGAGAAGGTGTGCAAGGAGACTGCAGAGATCAGAAGACAGATAGGGAAACAAGAAGGCGGCCCTTTCAAGGCTCCTAACGTAGAGACTGTAGTGCTGTACACGGGAGAGGCAGCGTCTGAGCGAGATCAGGGCAAGAGGATCATCGAACGAGACAGGAAGCGACCGTCCTGGTTCACCCAGAATTGA